In Geobacillus kaustophilus, a genomic segment contains:
- the uvrC gene encoding excinuclease ABC subunit UvrC has protein sequence MNERLKEKLAVLPEQPGCYLMKDKYGTVIYVGKAKSLKARVRSYFTGTHDGKTQRLVEEIADFEYIVTSSNAEALILEMNLIKKHDPKYNVMLKDDKSYPFIKITAEKHPRLLITRKVKKDGGKYFGPYPNVQAANETKKLLDRLYPLRKCSTLPSRACLYYHMGQCLAPCVHPVSDEQNKAMVEQIVRFLNGGYEDVKQELAEKMHEAAEALEFERAKEYRDQIAAIEMTMEKQKMMLNDFIDRDVFGYAYDKGWMCVQVFFLRQGKLIERDVSIFPLYQDPDEEMLTFLGQFYVKAHHLKPKEVVLPSDIDGELASELLGVAVVQPKKGKKKELVELASKNAAIALKEKFYFIERDEERTIKAVERLGERLGIPAPRRIEAFDNSNIYGADPVSALVVFLDGKPAKKEYRKYKVKTVAGPNDYETMREVVRRRYTRVLKEGLPLPDLIIIDGGKGHLSAVRDVLENELGLDVPLAGLAKDEKHRTSELLAGDPPDVVPLDRQSQEFYLLQRIQDEVHRFAVAFHRQTRQKTMFHSVLDDIPGVGEKRKKALLNYFGSVKKMKEATVEELQRANIPRAVAEKIYEKLHE, from the coding sequence ATGAACGAGCGGCTGAAAGAAAAGCTGGCCGTGCTGCCGGAACAGCCGGGCTGCTATTTGATGAAGGACAAATACGGAACGGTCATTTACGTCGGCAAAGCGAAGTCGCTGAAAGCGCGCGTCCGCTCGTATTTCACCGGGACGCATGACGGCAAGACGCAGCGGCTTGTTGAGGAGATCGCTGATTTCGAATACATCGTCACCTCGTCAAACGCCGAAGCGCTCATTTTGGAGATGAATTTGATCAAAAAGCATGATCCGAAATACAACGTCATGCTGAAAGATGACAAAAGCTACCCATTTATTAAAATCACCGCGGAAAAGCATCCGCGTCTGCTTATCACCCGCAAAGTGAAAAAAGACGGCGGCAAATATTTCGGACCGTATCCAAACGTGCAGGCGGCGAACGAAACGAAAAAGCTGCTCGACCGCTTGTATCCGCTCCGCAAATGCTCGACGCTGCCTTCGCGCGCCTGTTTGTATTACCATATGGGCCAATGCCTCGCCCCGTGCGTCCATCCGGTGTCAGACGAGCAAAACAAGGCGATGGTCGAACAAATCGTCCGCTTTTTAAACGGCGGGTATGAAGACGTCAAGCAGGAGCTCGCCGAGAAAATGCACGAAGCGGCGGAAGCGCTCGAGTTTGAGCGGGCGAAAGAATACCGCGACCAAATCGCGGCAATTGAAATGACGATGGAAAAGCAAAAAATGATGCTCAACGACTTCATCGACCGCGATGTGTTCGGCTACGCGTACGACAAAGGTTGGATGTGCGTGCAAGTGTTTTTCCTCCGCCAAGGAAAGCTGATCGAGCGCGACGTATCGATCTTCCCGCTTTACCAAGACCCGGATGAGGAAATGCTCACGTTTTTGGGTCAGTTTTATGTGAAAGCGCATCATTTGAAGCCAAAAGAAGTCGTCCTCCCGTCCGACATTGACGGCGAGCTCGCCAGTGAATTGCTCGGCGTTGCCGTCGTCCAGCCCAAAAAAGGGAAGAAAAAAGAGCTTGTTGAGCTGGCGAGCAAAAACGCGGCCATTGCTCTGAAAGAAAAATTTTATTTCATCGAGCGGGACGAAGAACGGACGATCAAAGCGGTCGAACGGCTCGGGGAGCGTCTCGGCATTCCGGCGCCGCGCCGCATCGAGGCGTTCGATAACTCCAACATATACGGAGCCGATCCGGTCTCGGCGCTCGTCGTTTTCCTCGATGGCAAGCCGGCGAAAAAAGAGTATCGGAAATACAAGGTCAAAACGGTGGCGGGGCCGAACGATTATGAAACGATGCGCGAAGTCGTGCGCCGCCGCTATACGCGCGTGTTGAAAGAAGGATTGCCGCTTCCTGATTTGATCATCATCGACGGCGGCAAGGGGCATTTATCGGCGGTGCGGGATGTGCTCGAAAACGAACTTGGACTGGATGTGCCGCTGGCCGGATTGGCGAAAGACGAAAAACATCGCACATCAGAGCTTTTGGCCGGCGACCCACCGGATGTCGTGCCGCTTGACAGGCAAAGCCAAGAGTTTTATTTATTGCAGCGCATCCAGGATGAAGTGCATCGGTTTGCCGTCGCATTCCATCGCCAGACGCGGCAGAAAACGATGTTCCATTCCGTGCTTGATGACATCCCGGGCGTCGGAGAAAAGCGGAAAAAAGCACTCTTGAATTATTTCGGCTCGGTGAAAAAGATGAAAGAGGCGACGGTGGAAGAGTTGCAGCGGGCGAACATCCCGCGGGCGGTGGCGGAGAAAATCTATGAAAAACTGCATGAATAA
- a CDS encoding YslB family protein yields the protein MKQPPLEDQYQMFGSIALSAFGAELLRHSLLPDLLGKDAASLLYWAGKQLARRYPLETLDDVALFFERAGWGELSTGEERNDELYIELSGPIIAARFSLYGSCSFQLEAGFLAQQIEQQKRFVTEAVELPPKRDGKARILVKWDRKQAIE from the coding sequence ATGAAACAGCCACCATTAGAGGACCAATATCAAATGTTTGGGTCAATTGCGCTTTCCGCATTCGGGGCTGAGCTGCTTCGCCATTCGCTTCTTCCCGACCTGCTTGGCAAAGATGCCGCTTCGCTGCTGTACTGGGCCGGCAAACAGCTGGCGCGGCGCTACCCGCTCGAAACGCTCGATGACGTCGCCCTGTTTTTTGAACGGGCGGGCTGGGGGGAGCTATCAACCGGCGAAGAGCGAAACGACGAACTATATATCGAGCTGTCCGGCCCCATCATCGCCGCCCGCTTTTCCTTGTACGGCAGCTGCTCGTTCCAGCTTGAGGCTGGATTTCTCGCTCAGCAAATCGAACAACAAAAGCGGTTCGTCACCGAAGCGGTCGAACTGCCGCCAAAGCGGGACGGCAAAGCGCGCATTTTAGTGAAATGGGATCGGAAGCAGGCGATCGAATGA
- a CDS encoding succinate dehydrogenase cytochrome b558 subunit, giving the protein MAGNREFYYRRLHSLLGVVPVGIFLVQHLVVNHFATRGPEAFNRAAAFMENLPFRYFLEIFVIFLPLLFHAVYGIYIAFTAKFNTRQYGYFRNWMFMLQRITGIITLIFVVWHVYETRVQAALGAEVNYDMMANIVDNPFMLGFYIVGILSTVFHFANGLWSFCVSWGLTVSPRSQQVFTYITMIIFVALSIVGIRAILAFA; this is encoded by the coding sequence ATGGCAGGGAATCGCGAGTTTTACTATCGCCGGCTCCATTCGCTGCTGGGGGTTGTTCCCGTCGGCATCTTTTTAGTGCAGCACTTGGTCGTCAATCATTTTGCGACCCGTGGGCCGGAAGCGTTTAACCGGGCGGCGGCGTTTATGGAAAACTTGCCGTTCCGCTATTTTCTTGAAATTTTTGTTATTTTTCTTCCATTGTTGTTCCACGCTGTATACGGCATTTATATCGCGTTTACAGCCAAATTCAACACTCGCCAGTACGGCTATTTCCGCAACTGGATGTTCATGCTTCAGCGGATCACCGGCATCATTACATTGATTTTTGTCGTCTGGCATGTGTATGAAACGCGGGTGCAAGCCGCATTGGGCGCCGAAGTGAACTACGATATGATGGCCAACATTGTCGACAATCCGTTTATGCTCGGATTTTATATTGTTGGGATCTTGTCCACGGTCTTTCACTTCGCCAACGGCTTATGGTCGTTCTGCGTCAGCTGGGGGTTGACAGTGTCCCCTCGTTCGCAGCAAGTGTTTACGTACATTACGATGATCATTTTCGTTGCGCTTTCCATTGTCGGCATTCGCGCCATTTTGGCGTTTGCGTAA
- the sdhA gene encoding succinate dehydrogenase flavoprotein subunit encodes MKKGKIIVVGGGLAGLMATIKIAEAGVPVELFSLVPVKRSHSVCAQGGINGAVNTKGEGDSPWEHFDDTVYGGDFLANQPPVKAMCEAAPGIIYMLDRMGVMFNRTPEGLLDFRRFGGTQHHRTAYAGATTGQQILYALDEQVRRHEVAGLVTKYEHWEFLGVVLDDEQICRGIVAQDLRSMEIKAFPADAVILATGGPGIIFGKSTNSVINTGSAASIAYQQGVYYANGEFIQIHPTAIPGDDKLRLMSESARGEGGRIWTYKDGKPWYFLEEKYPAYGNLVPRDIAAREIFHVCVDLKLGINGENMVYLDLSHKDPKELDVKLGGIIEIYEKFMGEDPRKVPMKVFPAVHYSMGGLWVDYDQMTNIKGLFAAGECDYSIHGANRLGANSLLSAIYGGMVAGPNAVRYIRGLEKSADAMPSTLYDSYVKREQEKWENILAMDGTENAYVLHKELGEWMTANVTIVRYNDRLLKTDEKIQELMERYKNISVTDTSRWSNQGATFIRQLYNMLQLARVITLGAYHRNESRGAHYKPEFPERNDEEWLKTTMARYTPDGPAFHYEDVDVSLIKPRKRDYSKKKEEVK; translated from the coding sequence ATGAAAAAAGGGAAAATCATCGTTGTTGGCGGCGGATTGGCCGGCTTGATGGCCACGATTAAAATCGCCGAGGCAGGAGTGCCTGTCGAACTGTTTTCACTCGTTCCGGTAAAGCGTTCTCACTCCGTCTGTGCCCAAGGCGGCATTAACGGAGCGGTCAACACGAAAGGGGAAGGCGACTCGCCGTGGGAGCATTTTGACGACACCGTCTATGGCGGGGACTTCTTGGCGAACCAGCCTCCGGTCAAAGCGATGTGTGAAGCGGCGCCGGGGATTATTTACATGCTCGATCGGATGGGCGTCATGTTCAACCGGACGCCGGAAGGGTTGCTTGATTTTCGCCGTTTCGGGGGGACGCAGCATCACCGGACCGCCTATGCTGGAGCCACGACTGGCCAGCAGATTTTGTATGCGCTTGATGAACAGGTGCGCCGCCATGAAGTGGCTGGGCTCGTCACGAAGTACGAGCATTGGGAGTTTTTAGGCGTCGTTTTGGATGACGAGCAAATTTGCCGCGGCATCGTCGCACAAGATTTGCGGTCCATGGAAATCAAAGCGTTTCCAGCCGATGCCGTCATTTTGGCGACCGGCGGGCCGGGGATCATTTTTGGGAAATCGACGAACTCGGTGATCAACACCGGTTCGGCGGCTTCGATCGCCTATCAGCAAGGCGTTTACTACGCGAACGGCGAGTTCATCCAAATTCATCCGACCGCCATTCCGGGCGATGACAAGCTCCGTCTTATGAGCGAATCGGCGCGCGGGGAAGGCGGACGCATTTGGACGTATAAAGACGGGAAACCGTGGTACTTCCTTGAGGAAAAATATCCGGCTTACGGAAACTTGGTGCCGCGCGACATCGCCGCACGGGAAATTTTCCACGTCTGCGTCGATTTGAAGCTCGGCATCAACGGCGAAAACATGGTGTATTTGGATTTGTCGCATAAAGATCCGAAAGAGTTGGATGTTAAGCTTGGCGGCATTATTGAAATTTACGAGAAGTTCATGGGCGAAGACCCGCGCAAAGTGCCGATGAAGGTGTTCCCGGCCGTTCACTACTCGATGGGCGGCTTATGGGTCGACTATGACCAAATGACGAACATCAAAGGGCTGTTTGCCGCCGGCGAGTGCGACTATTCGATTCACGGGGCGAACCGCCTCGGGGCGAACTCGCTTCTGTCGGCGATTTACGGCGGAATGGTCGCCGGCCCGAACGCTGTCCGCTACATCCGCGGCCTCGAGAAATCGGCGGATGCGATGCCGTCGACGTTGTACGACAGCTATGTGAAACGGGAGCAGGAAAAATGGGAGAACATTTTGGCGATGGACGGCACGGAAAACGCCTATGTACTGCATAAAGAGCTCGGTGAATGGATGACGGCGAACGTGACGATCGTCCGCTACAACGACCGGCTGTTGAAGACGGATGAAAAAATTCAAGAGCTGATGGAGCGGTATAAAAACATCAGCGTCACGGATACGTCGAGATGGAGCAACCAAGGAGCGACGTTTATCCGCCAGCTGTACAACATGCTGCAGCTTGCACGAGTCATTACGCTTGGCGCTTACCATCGCAATGAAAGCCGCGGCGCGCACTACAAGCCGGAGTTTCCGGAGCGCAACGACGAAGAATGGCTGAAAACGACGATGGCCCGCTACACGCCAGATGGTCCGGCGTTCCATTATGAAGACGTTGACGTCTCGTTGATTAAACCGCGCAAGCGCGACTACAGCAAAAAGAAAGAGGAAGTGAAGTAA
- the sdhB gene encoding succinate dehydrogenase iron-sulfur subunit — MSENKTVRLIIMRQDRPDSAPYEEEFVIPYRPNMNVISALMEIRRNPVNAKGEKTTPVAWEMNCLEEVCGACSMVINGKPRQACAALIDKLEQPIRLEPMRTFPVIRDLVIDRSRMFDALKRVKAWIPIDGTYDLGPGPRMPERKRQWAYELSKCMTCGVCLEACPNVNSKSNFIGPAPLSQVRLFNAHPTGAMHKAERLRAIMGDGGLANCGNSQNCVQSCPKGIPLTTSIAALNRETTIQMFRDFFGSDEV, encoded by the coding sequence ATGAGCGAGAACAAAACGGTTCGATTGATCATCATGCGCCAAGATCGTCCGGATTCTGCGCCGTATGAAGAGGAGTTTGTCATTCCGTACCGCCCGAACATGAACGTCATTTCGGCGCTCATGGAAATCCGCCGCAATCCAGTCAACGCCAAAGGGGAAAAAACGACGCCGGTCGCTTGGGAAATGAACTGTCTCGAAGAAGTGTGCGGCGCCTGTTCGATGGTCATTAACGGCAAGCCGCGCCAAGCGTGCGCCGCGCTCATTGACAAACTTGAGCAGCCGATCCGCCTCGAGCCGATGCGCACATTCCCTGTCATCCGCGATTTGGTCATCGACCGGAGCCGGATGTTTGATGCGTTGAAGCGAGTGAAAGCATGGATTCCAATCGACGGAACGTACGACTTGGGCCCGGGTCCGCGCATGCCGGAGCGGAAGCGGCAATGGGCGTACGAGCTGTCGAAATGCATGACGTGCGGAGTCTGCCTTGAAGCGTGCCCGAACGTCAACAGCAAGTCGAATTTTATCGGCCCAGCGCCGCTGTCGCAAGTGCGGCTGTTTAACGCCCACCCGACCGGGGCGATGCATAAAGCCGAACGGTTGCGGGCGATTATGGGCGACGGCGGATTGGCCAACTGCGGCAACTCGCAAAACTGCGTGCAATCGTGCCCGAAAGGCATTCCGTTGACGACGTCGATCGCGGCGTTAAACCGCGAAACGACGATTCAAATGTTCCGCGATTTCTTTGGCAGCGATGAAGTGTAG
- a CDS encoding helix-turn-helix domain-containing protein, whose amino-acid sequence MKDKSFQSKPLLTKREKEVFELLVQDKTTKEIAKELFISEKTVRNHISNAMQKLGVKGRSQAVIELLRMGELEL is encoded by the coding sequence TTGAAGGACAAATCGTTTCAATCGAAGCCGCTTTTGACAAAAAGAGAAAAAGAAGTTTTCGAATTGCTTGTGCAAGACAAGACGACAAAAGAGATCGCCAAAGAGCTGTTTATCAGCGAGAAAACCGTTCGCAACCATATTTCGAACGCGATGCAAAAGCTTGGGGTCAAGGGGCGCTCGCAAGCTGTCATTGAATTGCTTCGAATGGGCGAACTTGAACTATAA
- a CDS encoding MarR family winged helix-turn-helix transcriptional regulator yields the protein MPSAMNERTVAELEKLLRYIAANLKQRGREILTNYPITPPQFVALQWLLEEGDLTVGELSNKMYLACSTTTDLVDRMERNGLVARVRDEHDRRVVRIHLLEKGERIIEEVIEKRQRDLANVLESFSDEEIVVFERCLRKLHQEMTKE from the coding sequence ATGCCGTCTGCGATGAATGAAAGAACGGTCGCCGAGCTGGAAAAATTGCTTCGTTATATCGCCGCAAATTTGAAACAGCGCGGCCGTGAAATTTTGACCAACTATCCGATCACCCCACCGCAATTTGTCGCCCTGCAGTGGCTGCTTGAAGAAGGGGACTTGACGGTCGGCGAGTTATCGAACAAAATGTATTTGGCGTGCAGCACGACGACCGACTTGGTCGACCGCATGGAGCGGAACGGACTTGTCGCCAGAGTCCGTGATGAACACGACCGCCGCGTCGTCCGCATCCACCTGCTCGAAAAAGGGGAACGCATTATCGAAGAAGTCATTGAGAAACGCCAGCGCGATCTAGCCAATGTGTTGGAAAGTTTTTCAGACGAGGAAATCGTCGTCTTTGAGCGTTGTTTGCGCAAATTGCATCAAGAAATGACGAAAGAATGA
- the racE gene encoding glutamate racemase, protein MERAIGVIDSGVGGLTVAKEIMRQLPKEQIIYLGDTARCPYGPRPVEEVRRFTWQMIDYLRQYPLKMLVIACNTATAVALDDVRAKLDIPVLGVIHPGARAALKATRRGHIGVIGTIGTIRSRAYEKALQSINPRVQVESLACPKFVPLVESGDFEGQEAMAIVAESLAPLRPLPIDVLILGCTHYPLLAPLIRTYMGKRVKLIGSGGETAREVSAILHHSQLLYTGEREPKHLFFTTGPKELFEKISGKWFGKPIGTVEAIRL, encoded by the coding sequence TTGGAAAGAGCAATTGGTGTCATTGACTCAGGAGTCGGCGGTTTGACCGTCGCCAAAGAAATTATGAGGCAGCTGCCAAAAGAACAAATTATTTACTTAGGCGACACCGCCCGTTGCCCGTACGGGCCGCGGCCGGTGGAAGAAGTCCGCCGATTTACGTGGCAAATGATCGATTACTTGCGGCAATATCCGTTGAAAATGCTTGTTATCGCCTGCAACACCGCGACGGCGGTCGCGCTTGACGACGTGCGGGCGAAGCTTGACATTCCTGTGCTTGGCGTCATTCATCCCGGCGCCCGCGCCGCCCTGAAAGCGACTAGGCGCGGGCACATCGGCGTCATCGGCACGATTGGCACGATCCGAAGCCGAGCGTATGAAAAGGCGCTTCAATCAATCAATCCGCGCGTCCAAGTCGAGAGCTTGGCCTGTCCGAAATTCGTTCCGCTTGTGGAAAGCGGCGACTTTGAAGGGCAGGAGGCGATGGCGATCGTCGCCGAATCGCTCGCTCCGCTCCGTCCGCTGCCGATCGATGTGCTGATTTTAGGCTGCACGCATTATCCGTTGCTCGCGCCGCTCATTCGCACGTATATGGGCAAACGCGTGAAGCTCATTGGCTCGGGCGGTGAGACGGCTCGTGAAGTGAGCGCGATTTTGCACCACAGCCAGCTCCTTTACACCGGCGAGCGCGAACCGAAGCATTTGTTTTTCACGACCGGGCCGAAAGAGCTGTTTGAAAAGATTTCCGGGAAGTGGTTTGGCAAGCCGATCGGCACGGTCGAAGCGATTCGGCTGTAA
- a CDS encoding GerMN domain-containing protein → MKRTTHIWAAPLLASLLLLGGCGLFGRDEAVKEIDPPQETSYVKDGQALQETTESQKEGKEKAKAAETVKRELYLIDKNGFVVPQTVELPKTQAVAKQVLEYLVEDGPVSEMLPNGFRAVITAGTTVLGTKLEKDGTLIADFSPEFKNYKPEDEKRILQAITWTLTQFDNIKRVKIRINGYDQNVMPVNKTPIQDGVSRADGINMEASGVPDITNTHPITVYFVAQQGNSTYYVPVTRRVSNKEKDDIAAAVNELIQGPEQGSGLVGVFQPDAKLVDAPKYEDGKVTLNFNEGIYGSNKKNVISDVVLNSLVLSLTEQKGVESVAITVNGKANLVTEDGKPLTKPVARPQNVNTGTF, encoded by the coding sequence ATGAAACGGACGACTCACATATGGGCGGCGCCGCTGCTCGCCTCGCTGTTGTTGCTTGGCGGCTGCGGTTTGTTTGGGCGAGATGAGGCGGTGAAGGAGATCGATCCGCCGCAAGAGACGAGTTATGTCAAAGACGGCCAAGCGCTTCAGGAAACGACGGAAAGCCAAAAGGAAGGGAAAGAGAAAGCGAAGGCCGCCGAGACGGTGAAAAGAGAGCTGTACTTGATTGACAAAAACGGCTTTGTCGTGCCGCAAACAGTGGAATTGCCGAAAACGCAGGCCGTGGCGAAACAAGTGCTCGAATATTTGGTTGAAGACGGACCCGTGTCAGAAATGTTGCCGAACGGCTTCCGCGCGGTCATTACGGCCGGAACGACGGTGCTTGGAACAAAATTGGAAAAAGACGGAACGTTGATCGCCGACTTTTCGCCGGAATTTAAAAACTATAAGCCGGAGGACGAAAAACGAATTTTGCAGGCGATTACGTGGACATTGACGCAATTTGATAATATCAAGCGCGTCAAAATCCGCATCAACGGCTACGATCAAAACGTGATGCCGGTCAATAAAACGCCGATTCAAGATGGGGTAAGCCGCGCCGACGGTATCAATATGGAAGCGAGCGGCGTGCCAGACATTACGAATACGCATCCGATCACCGTTTATTTTGTCGCCCAACAAGGGAACAGCACATACTATGTGCCGGTGACAAGGCGTGTGTCCAATAAGGAGAAAGATGATATTGCCGCGGCCGTCAACGAGTTGATTCAAGGGCCGGAACAAGGGAGCGGGCTTGTCGGCGTTTTTCAGCCGGACGCGAAGCTTGTCGATGCCCCGAAATATGAGGATGGCAAAGTGACGCTTAACTTTAACGAAGGCATTTATGGCAGCAACAAGAAAAATGTCATTTCCGACGTCGTGTTGAATTCCCTCGTTTTGTCGCTCACTGAGCAAAAAGGAGTCGAAAGCGTGGCGATCACAGTCAATGGCAAAGCCAATCTTGTCACGGAAGACGGCAAGCCGCTCACCAAACCGGTCGCTCGGCCGCAAAACGTCAATACCGGGACATTTTAA
- the rph gene encoding ribonuclease PH: protein MRADGRSSCELRPVHIHPHYMKHAEGSVLIEVGDTKVICTATVEEKVPSFMRGGGKGWITAEYGMLPRATEQRNVREASKGKVSGRTMEIQRLIGRALRSVVDLEQLGERTIWIDCDVIQADGGTRTASITGAYVALVLALAKLVEEGRLEALPIRDFLAATSVGIDPEHGVILDLDYNEDARAKVDMNVVMTGAGQFVEIQGTGEEAVFSRAELDELLEAAQIGIEQLIAVQRRALGEWAAQIGGQNEACGEGAAE, encoded by the coding sequence ATGAGAGCGGACGGACGAAGCAGTTGCGAGCTGCGCCCTGTACATATACACCCGCATTACATGAAGCACGCTGAAGGGTCGGTGCTCATTGAAGTCGGCGACACGAAAGTCATTTGCACGGCGACGGTCGAAGAGAAAGTGCCGTCGTTTATGCGCGGCGGCGGCAAAGGATGGATTACGGCCGAATATGGGATGCTGCCGCGGGCGACAGAGCAGCGGAATGTGAGGGAAGCGAGCAAAGGAAAAGTGTCGGGGCGGACGATGGAAATTCAGCGCTTAATCGGCCGTGCGCTTCGCTCGGTTGTTGATCTTGAACAGCTTGGTGAGCGGACCATTTGGATCGATTGCGACGTCATTCAGGCGGATGGCGGAACGCGGACGGCGTCGATCACCGGTGCGTATGTGGCGCTTGTGTTGGCGCTTGCCAAACTGGTGGAAGAAGGGAGGCTCGAGGCGCTTCCGATCCGCGATTTTCTCGCCGCTACCTCGGTCGGCATCGATCCGGAGCATGGGGTGATTCTTGATTTAGATTACAACGAGGATGCGCGGGCGAAAGTGGATATGAACGTCGTCATGACCGGAGCCGGTCAATTTGTTGAGATTCAAGGGACCGGAGAGGAAGCGGTTTTTTCACGCGCCGAGCTCGATGAATTGCTTGAAGCGGCGCAAATAGGCATCGAGCAGCTCATCGCCGTTCAGCGCCGCGCATTGGGGGAGTGGGCTGCTCAGATCGGCGGGCAGAACGAGGCATGCGGAGAGGGGGCGGCAGAGTGA
- a CDS encoding XTP/dITP diphosphatase produces the protein MKEIVIATKNAGKAREFTALFAKRGIRVKSLLDFPDIPDVAETGSTFAENAVLKAEAASRRLKRPVIADDSGLVVDALGGRPGVHSARYAGEDKNDARNIAKLLRELDGVPMEQRTARFHCALAVAIPGRPTAVVEATCDGYIAEAPRGEGGFGYDPVFYLPERGKTMAELAPEEKNQISHRAKALTKLDEQWEEIVGGKGRTE, from the coding sequence GTGAAGGAGATTGTCATTGCGACCAAAAACGCCGGCAAAGCGCGCGAATTCACCGCTTTGTTCGCCAAGCGGGGCATCCGTGTGAAATCGTTGCTTGATTTTCCAGATATTCCGGATGTCGCAGAAACGGGAAGCACGTTTGCGGAAAATGCCGTGCTCAAAGCAGAAGCGGCGTCGCGCCGTCTAAAGCGGCCGGTGATCGCCGATGATTCCGGGCTCGTGGTCGATGCGCTCGGCGGCCGGCCGGGCGTTCATTCGGCCCGTTACGCCGGGGAAGATAAAAACGATGCACGCAACATCGCCAAGCTGCTTCGCGAGCTTGACGGGGTGCCGATGGAGCAGCGCACGGCTCGCTTTCATTGCGCGCTCGCCGTCGCGATTCCAGGGCGGCCGACCGCCGTCGTCGAAGCGACATGCGATGGTTATATCGCCGAAGCGCCGCGTGGGGAGGGGGGCTTTGGCTATGATCCTGTTTTTTACCTTCCGGAGCGGGGAAAAACGATGGCGGAGCTTGCGCCGGAGGAAAAAAATCAAATCAGTCATCGCGCCAAGGCGCTGACGAAGCTCGATGAGCAGTGGGAGGAGATCGTCGGTGGAAAGGGGCGGACGGAATGA
- a CDS encoding metallophosphoesterase family protein: MKAVIVSDSHGLTAELADIVNRHHHETDLFIHCGDSELEVGADEIAPFAVVRGNCDFAAFPAERIEEVGGVRLFVTHGHLYGVKTSLLRLSYRAQETGAHVVCFGHSHLAGAEQMNGLLFINPGSIALPRGRKEKTYAVLTIGGGRAHVQFYKVNGQPVPGMERTFSI; encoded by the coding sequence ATGAAGGCGGTGATTGTGAGCGACAGCCATGGGCTGACTGCCGAACTTGCTGACATTGTTAACCGTCATCACCATGAAACGGATTTGTTTATCCATTGCGGCGACTCGGAGTTGGAGGTGGGGGCGGACGAGATCGCCCCATTTGCCGTCGTGCGCGGCAACTGCGATTTCGCCGCGTTTCCTGCTGAGCGCATCGAAGAGGTGGGCGGCGTTCGGTTGTTTGTCACCCATGGCCATTTATACGGGGTGAAAACGTCGCTTTTGCGTTTATCCTATCGCGCGCAAGAAACAGGGGCTCACGTCGTTTGTTTCGGCCACTCGCATTTGGCCGGCGCCGAGCAAATGAATGGGCTGTTGTTCATCAACCCCGGCAGCATTGCTTTGCCGCGCGGAAGAAAAGAAAAAACGTACGCGGTGTTGACCATCGGCGGCGGGCGCGCGCATGTCCAATTTTATAAAGTGAATGGGCAGCCCGTTCCCGGAATGGAACGAACTTTTTCGATCTAA